In Actinobacillus indolicus, a single genomic region encodes these proteins:
- a CDS encoding IS1595 family transposase codes for MKITRCKLSKKVQIKLLEFFVAQVTARTASDLLGIQHNSAALFYRKIRLVIEYNLNLEAHTLFDGEVELDESYFGGIRKGKRGRGAGGKTAVFGLLKRNGKVYTVVVKDTKQSTLMPIISSKIKPDSIVYTDGYRSYNALDVSEFKHFRINHSKEFVKDHNHINGIENFWSQAKRVLRKYNGIDKKNFHLFIKECEFRFNYSTPSNQLKILRKWCGI; via the coding sequence ATGAAGATAACTCGTTGTAAATTAAGTAAAAAAGTTCAAATAAAACTGCTTGAATTTTTTGTTGCACAAGTTACTGCTAGAACAGCAAGTGATTTGCTTGGCATTCAGCACAATTCAGCAGCTTTATTTTACCGCAAAATCAGACTTGTGATAGAATATAATCTCAACCTTGAAGCTCACACTTTGTTTGATGGCGAAGTAGAGCTTGATGAAAGCTACTTCGGTGGCATTCGCAAAGGCAAGCGAGGTCGTGGAGCTGGTGGCAAAACAGCTGTATTTGGTCTTTTGAAGCGTAATGGCAAGGTTTATACTGTTGTTGTAAAAGATACCAAGCAAAGTACCTTAATGCCTATCATCTCAAGCAAAATCAAGCCAGATAGCATCGTTTACACAGATGGTTACAGAAGCTATAATGCTCTTGATGTGAGTGAGTTTAAACACTTTCGCATCAATCATTCCAAAGAGTTTGTCAAAGATCACAACCACATCAATGGCATTGAAAATTTCTGGTCTCAAGCCAAACGAGTACTTAGAAAATACAATGGCATTGACAAGAAAAACTTCCATCTTTTTATCAAAGAATGTGAGTTTAGATTTAACTACAGCACACCATCTAATCAGCTTAAAATATTGAGAAAATGGTGTGGGATTTAG
- the cgtA gene encoding Obg family GTPase CgtA has translation MKFIDEALIRVEAGDGGNGCVSFRREKFIPKGGPDGGDGGDGGDVYLIADENLNTLIDYRFEKRFAAGRGENGRSAGCTGHRGSDITLRVPVGTRAIDNDTQEVIGDLTKHGMKMLVAKGGYHGLGNTRFKSSVNRAPRQKTNGTPGEKRDLQLELMLLADVGMLGLPNAGKSTFIRAVSAAKPKVADYPFTTLVPSLGVARVGADRSFVVADIPGLIEGAAEGAGLGIRFLKHLERCRVLIHLVDIMPIDESDPAQNISIIESELYQYSEKLADKPQWLVFNKIDTIGEEEARERAEAIVEEIGWEGDYYLISAATGQNVSALTRDIMDFIEANPRIEEEEKAKEEVAFKWDDYHQQAMLNPITEDDWDDLDDDGWTEEDDEGVEFIYKP, from the coding sequence ATGAAATTTATTGATGAAGCCCTGATCCGAGTGGAAGCAGGCGATGGTGGAAACGGCTGTGTCAGCTTCCGCCGTGAGAAATTTATTCCGAAAGGCGGCCCTGATGGTGGCGATGGTGGTGATGGTGGTGATGTGTATTTAATTGCGGATGAGAACTTAAATACGCTCATTGACTACCGTTTTGAAAAACGTTTTGCTGCTGGTCGTGGTGAAAACGGTCGCAGCGCTGGTTGTACAGGGCATCGTGGTAGCGACATCACTTTGCGTGTTCCCGTCGGTACTCGTGCGATTGACAACGATACCCAAGAAGTGATTGGCGATTTAACCAAACACGGTATGAAAATGTTGGTGGCAAAAGGTGGCTATCACGGTTTGGGGAATACTCGCTTTAAGTCGTCAGTCAATCGTGCGCCACGCCAGAAAACCAACGGCACACCAGGGGAAAAGCGTGATTTACAGTTAGAATTGATGTTACTTGCAGATGTGGGAATGTTAGGTTTACCGAACGCAGGGAAATCCACCTTTATCCGTGCAGTATCAGCCGCAAAACCGAAAGTTGCAGATTATCCATTCACAACCCTTGTGCCAAGTTTAGGTGTAGCACGAGTTGGGGCAGATCGTAGCTTTGTGGTGGCAGATATTCCAGGGTTGATTGAAGGTGCGGCTGAAGGTGCAGGTTTGGGGATCCGCTTCCTAAAACACTTAGAGCGTTGTCGAGTACTCATTCACCTTGTCGATATTATGCCGATTGACGAAAGCGATCCTGCACAAAATATCTCTATTATTGAGTCGGAACTTTATCAATACAGCGAAAAATTGGCGGATAAACCGCAATGGCTGGTGTTTAACAAAATCGACACCATTGGCGAAGAAGAGGCGAGAGAAAGAGCCGAAGCGATTGTAGAAGAGATCGGTTGGGAAGGTGATTACTACTTGATTTCTGCAGCCACAGGGCAAAATGTATCCGCTTTAACCCGTGATATTATGGACTTTATCGAAGCAAATCCTCGTATTGAAGAAGAGGAAAAAGCGAAAGAAGAAGTGGCATTCAAATGGGACGACTATCATCAACAAGCGATGTTAAACCCGATTACCGAAGACGATTGGGACGACTTAGATGATGACGGTTGGACAGAAGAAGATGATGAAGGGGTAGAGTTTATCTACAAACCATAA
- the ygiD gene encoding 4,5-DOPA dioxygenase extradiol — MRTPALFVGHGNPMNVLDKNNVFNQGFEQITQTFEKPKLILCISAHWYSSTLQVASGENPEMIYDFHGFPEELSQVVYPAKGSPEFALQLQQLLAPERVELNATRGFDHGAWAVLKYLYPDADIPVVQLSLDRTKPAEWHFELAKKLRPLREQGVLILGSGDIVHNLRAISWEHIDQVGAGYDWAYEFRDAINGAIAENNVDALINFEKFGESAELSVPTPDHYLPLLYVMAQRDESNKVTLFNDKLVAGSISMTSVLVG; from the coding sequence ATGAGAACTCCAGCACTTTTTGTCGGACATGGTAACCCGATGAATGTATTAGATAAAAATAATGTATTTAACCAAGGCTTTGAACAAATTACTCAAACCTTTGAAAAACCTAAGCTAATTCTTTGTATTTCGGCGCATTGGTATAGCTCAACATTGCAAGTTGCAAGCGGTGAGAATCCTGAAATGATTTACGATTTTCACGGCTTTCCAGAAGAACTTAGCCAAGTCGTATATCCTGCGAAAGGTAGCCCTGAGTTTGCACTACAACTACAACAGCTTCTTGCGCCAGAAAGGGTAGAGCTGAATGCAACCCGTGGTTTTGATCATGGCGCTTGGGCAGTCTTAAAATACCTTTACCCTGATGCAGATATTCCAGTAGTTCAACTTAGCCTTGATCGAACTAAACCAGCTGAATGGCATTTTGAACTTGCTAAAAAGTTACGCCCTTTACGTGAGCAGGGCGTATTGATCTTAGGCAGTGGCGATATTGTGCATAATCTCAGAGCGATTAGTTGGGAACATATCGATCAAGTTGGCGCAGGTTATGATTGGGCATACGAATTTAGAGATGCCATAAATGGTGCTATTGCTGAAAATAATGTGGATGCGTTAATCAACTTTGAAAAATTTGGTGAAAGTGCAGAGTTATCTGTACCAACTCCAGATCACTATTTGCCTTTACTTTACGTGATGGCACAACGAGATGAATCCAATAAGGTGACCTTATTTAATGATAAGCTCGTTGCTGGTTCAATCAGTATGACATCGGTACTTGTTGGTTAA
- the mrcB gene encoding penicillin-binding protein 1B — protein sequence MSNNSETAQEEQQPKKKPYVIPTCLKLSLLGACCVGLYGIYLDGKIRSKMDGQVWQLPAEVYSRIESIRLDDNLTLEQVKLALLDNGYREVSLIATPGDFKIEGDSLVLLRRAFLFPETPEAQRVLRLRFVNEKLARIEDLVQFKEVDEFRLDPKLIAMLHSDNDEERQALRLQDYPRLLIDALLLTEDKRFFQHDGISPLGIARAFLTNYQAGRTVQGGSTLTQQLVKNLFLSNEKSFVRKANEALMSLILDFRYDKNRILETYLNEIYLGQNGSYQIHGFALASQFYFGRPVQEISLNQIALLVGMVKGPSLYNPWKNPEGALERRNVVLKVLLEHKVINEELYELLSKQPLGVKDKGNIYRQQPAFMHALNLDIKSELGEGKSALLSGAKIFTTLDRKQQRSAEMAVINGVAELENSDKKIKDLQSAIVVAEYKTGKVRAIVGGVQTQYAGFNRAIQTKRQIGSLVKPSIYAIALSNPQNFRLNTPVNNQPITITVKGSPPWSPRNYDRRFSGSVMLMDALVRSLNIPTVNIGMKIGLKNVIDKQKEMGWDNAEIPPYPATLLGSYSISPYDVTKSYQVIANAGLKAPLTTIEAIISPSGEMIYQPDLSKTGKQILPEEASIQTLYAMQQVVERGTARSLQTDFANLKLAGKTGTTNNARDTWFVGIDGENVATVWLGKDNNGDTNLTGSSGALQIYKEYLRRAEPLAFKLPKSPNLQWVGINSYGSWDCSSSRQIPVWKDKGQRYCTGGAVVQSNQSVWDALSLSKDKSATQPVKADEAENLQQAPIEEVAPRE from the coding sequence ATGTCGAACAATAGTGAAACGGCTCAAGAAGAACAACAGCCGAAGAAAAAGCCCTATGTTATCCCAACATGTTTAAAATTATCCTTGCTCGGTGCTTGCTGTGTTGGGTTATATGGTATTTATTTGGATGGAAAGATTCGCTCCAAAATGGACGGCCAAGTTTGGCAATTACCTGCTGAAGTATATAGCCGTATTGAGAGTATTCGTCTTGATGACAATCTTACCTTAGAGCAAGTAAAACTGGCTTTATTAGATAATGGCTATCGAGAAGTCTCTTTAATTGCGACACCTGGCGACTTTAAAATTGAAGGCGATTCTTTGGTTTTACTTCGTCGAGCGTTTTTATTTCCTGAAACACCTGAAGCTCAGCGTGTGCTTCGTTTACGTTTTGTGAATGAAAAATTAGCTCGTATTGAAGATTTAGTGCAATTCAAAGAAGTCGATGAATTCCGTTTAGATCCAAAATTGATCGCCATGTTACATTCGGATAATGATGAAGAGCGCCAAGCGCTACGCCTTCAGGATTATCCACGTCTCTTAATTGATGCGCTATTACTGACCGAAGATAAACGCTTTTTCCAACATGACGGCATCAGCCCACTTGGTATCGCTCGTGCTTTTTTGACTAACTATCAAGCAGGGCGTACCGTTCAAGGTGGTAGTACATTAACACAGCAACTGGTTAAAAATCTTTTTTTAAGCAATGAGAAATCATTTGTACGTAAAGCAAATGAAGCGCTCATGTCACTGATTTTGGATTTCCGTTACGATAAAAATCGTATCCTTGAAACGTATCTGAACGAAATTTATCTAGGGCAAAACGGCAGTTACCAAATTCACGGCTTTGCATTAGCAAGTCAATTCTACTTTGGTCGTCCAGTTCAAGAAATTAGCCTAAACCAGATTGCATTGCTGGTCGGAATGGTAAAAGGTCCTTCACTTTATAATCCTTGGAAGAATCCTGAAGGGGCTTTAGAGCGTCGCAATGTAGTGCTGAAAGTGTTACTTGAGCATAAAGTTATCAATGAAGAGTTGTATGAATTATTGAGTAAACAACCACTTGGCGTGAAAGATAAAGGGAATATTTATCGCCAACAGCCAGCCTTTATGCACGCTTTGAATTTAGATATTAAGAGTGAGTTAGGTGAAGGCAAATCTGCATTACTCTCTGGCGCAAAAATTTTTACGACCCTTGACCGAAAACAGCAACGCTCCGCAGAAATGGCGGTTATCAATGGCGTGGCAGAGCTTGAAAATAGCGATAAGAAAATCAAAGATTTACAGTCTGCGATTGTGGTTGCAGAATATAAAACGGGTAAGGTTCGTGCTATTGTCGGTGGTGTACAAACCCAATATGCAGGCTTTAACCGAGCGATTCAAACAAAACGTCAGATTGGTTCATTGGTGAAACCGTCCATTTATGCGATTGCGCTATCCAATCCGCAAAACTTTAGGTTGAACACCCCTGTTAATAACCAACCGATTACGATTACCGTAAAAGGAAGTCCGCCATGGTCGCCACGAAATTACGATCGTCGATTTAGTGGCTCTGTTATGTTAATGGATGCACTCGTTCGCTCCCTAAACATTCCAACGGTGAATATTGGGATGAAAATCGGCTTGAAGAATGTCATTGATAAACAGAAAGAAATGGGATGGGATAACGCAGAGATTCCACCGTATCCAGCTACATTATTGGGCTCTTATTCAATCTCGCCTTATGATGTGACAAAATCTTATCAAGTCATTGCTAATGCTGGCTTAAAAGCGCCATTAACAACGATTGAAGCCATCATTTCTCCAAGCGGTGAGATGATTTATCAACCTGACTTAAGCAAAACAGGTAAACAGATTTTGCCAGAAGAAGCCTCCATCCAAACGCTTTATGCAATGCAACAAGTCGTTGAACGTGGTACAGCAAGAAGCTTACAGACGGATTTTGCAAATCTAAAACTGGCAGGTAAAACGGGGACAACCAACAATGCACGTGATACTTGGTTTGTGGGCATTGATGGTGAGAATGTAGCAACGGTATGGCTAGGTAAAGATAACAACGGTGATACCAATCTTACTGGCTCAAGTGGTGCATTGCAGATCTATAAGGAATACTTAAGACGTGCAGAGCCTTTAGCGTTTAAATTACCAAAATCCCCGAATCTTCAATGGGTAGGTATTAATAGCTACGGCTCGTGGGATTGCTCAAGCTCCCGCCAAATCCCTGTTTGGAAAGATAAAGGGCAACGTTATTGTACTGGTGGTGCTGTCGTTCAATCTAACCAAAGTGTCTGGGATGCATTATCTCTAAGTAAAGATAAATCTGCGACCCAACCTGTGAAAGCAGATGAAGCAGAAAACTTACAACAAGCCCCAATAGAAGAAGTCGCACCTAGAGAATAA
- a CDS encoding acetate kinase has protein sequence MSQHHILVINCGSSSLKFSIIQPKTEETLLSGLAECLHLPEAKISWKYQGEKYQAQLADKANHADALNFVTNKILSDYPALKQSIKAIGHRVTHGGEKYSQPTLITPEVIDNLATLFELAPLHNPANVMGIKASQIAFPHLQDKNVAVFDTGFHATLPPHAYLYPLPIEFYEKYGIRRYGFHGISHYYIACKTAEYLGKPRSELNMISCHLGNGASITAIKNGESIDTSMGFTPCEGLVMGTRCGDVDPALLIYLKQKLDISTEETSDLINKKSGLLGLTGSSSDFRYITEHYEKDEKCRIALEVYIHRLVKYIGAYAMLLDNKLDAVVFTGGIGENSELVRRLVLQKLTILGFELDQERNLSARFGQYGQITTDCSQHSAYVIPTNEELVIAKYTAEYI, from the coding sequence ATGTCACAGCACCATATACTTGTTATTAATTGCGGAAGTTCATCACTGAAATTCTCTATTATTCAACCGAAAACGGAAGAAACATTGCTCTCAGGGCTGGCAGAATGTTTACACTTACCTGAAGCTAAAATTAGTTGGAAATATCAAGGTGAAAAATACCAAGCCCAACTTGCCGATAAAGCCAATCATGCCGATGCTCTTAATTTCGTTACTAACAAAATTCTCTCCGATTACCCTGCTCTAAAACAAAGTATTAAAGCCATTGGACACCGAGTTACTCACGGTGGAGAAAAATATTCCCAACCAACACTTATTACTCCAGAAGTTATTGATAATCTTGCCACCTTATTTGAACTCGCTCCGTTACATAATCCAGCGAATGTTATGGGGATTAAAGCCTCTCAAATTGCTTTCCCTCATTTACAAGATAAAAATGTTGCTGTCTTTGATACGGGCTTCCATGCAACCTTACCACCGCATGCTTATCTTTATCCTTTACCGATAGAGTTTTATGAGAAATATGGGATTCGTCGTTACGGATTCCATGGCATTAGCCATTACTACATTGCTTGTAAAACGGCTGAGTATTTAGGTAAGCCTCGCTCAGAATTAAATATGATTAGCTGTCATTTGGGTAATGGCGCATCTATTACTGCGATTAAAAATGGCGAAAGTATAGATACATCTATGGGCTTTACCCCTTGCGAAGGTTTAGTGATGGGAACGCGTTGTGGAGATGTTGACCCAGCGTTATTAATTTATCTCAAACAAAAATTAGATATTTCTACTGAAGAAACGAGCGATTTAATTAATAAAAAATCTGGATTATTAGGATTAACAGGCTCAAGCAGTGACTTCCGCTATATCACTGAACACTATGAAAAAGATGAAAAATGTCGTATTGCATTAGAAGTTTATATTCATCGTTTAGTCAAATATATTGGCGCTTACGCAATGCTATTAGACAATAAATTAGATGCGGTGGTCTTTACCGGTGGAATTGGTGAAAATTCTGAATTAGTTCGTCGATTAGTATTACAAAAACTCACCATTTTAGGATTTGAGTTAGATCAGGAACGCAATTTATCTGCAAGATTTGGTCAGTACGGACAAATTACGACAGATTGTTCACAACATTCTGCTTATGTAATCCCAACTAATGAAGAATTAGTGATTGCAAAATATACGGCAGAATATATTTAA
- the trpS gene encoding tryptophan--tRNA ligase, translating into MSKPIVFSGVQPSGELSLGNYLGALRNWVKMQEEYECLFCIVDLHAITVRQDPEALRKATLDTLAIYLACGIDPEKSTIFIQSHVPEHSQLAWILNCYTYFGEMGRMTQFKDKSARHEDNVNVGLFTYPVLMAADILLYQANQVPVGDDQKQHLEITRDIANRFNALYGKKDAEGNVIQPIFAVPEVFIAKTGARIMSLLEPTKKMSKSDDNRNNVIGLLEDPKSVEKKIKRAMTDGDEPPVVRYDVQNKPGVSNLLDILASVTGKTIPELEAEFEGKMYGHLKGAVAEEVSAMLSQLQERYHHFRNNEALLEKIYREGAEKAKARAKATLAEVYKVVGFVS; encoded by the coding sequence ATGTCAAAACCGATTGTTTTCAGTGGCGTACAGCCTTCAGGTGAATTAAGTTTAGGAAACTACCTTGGTGCATTACGCAATTGGGTTAAGATGCAAGAGGAATATGAATGTTTATTCTGTATCGTTGATCTACACGCGATTACGGTACGTCAAGATCCTGAAGCATTACGCAAAGCGACTTTGGATACCCTTGCTATCTATCTTGCCTGTGGCATCGATCCTGAAAAAAGCACAATCTTCATCCAATCACACGTTCCTGAGCACAGCCAGTTGGCGTGGATCTTAAATTGTTATACCTATTTTGGCGAAATGGGACGAATGACACAATTTAAAGATAAATCCGCTCGTCACGAAGATAACGTGAACGTGGGTTTATTTACTTATCCTGTATTAATGGCAGCAGATATTTTGTTATATCAAGCAAACCAAGTTCCTGTAGGTGATGACCAGAAACAGCATTTAGAAATCACTCGTGATATTGCTAACCGTTTTAATGCGTTATACGGTAAAAAAGATGCGGAGGGTAATGTAATTCAGCCAATCTTCGCTGTGCCTGAAGTCTTTATTGCCAAAACAGGGGCGAGAATTATGTCGCTACTTGAGCCAACGAAAAAGATGTCAAAATCAGATGATAACCGTAATAACGTTATTGGTTTGTTAGAAGATCCAAAATCTGTGGAGAAAAAAATTAAACGTGCAATGACTGATGGCGATGAGCCTCCTGTAGTGCGTTATGATGTTCAAAATAAACCGGGTGTCTCAAACTTACTCGATATTTTGGCAAGCGTAACAGGCAAGACAATTCCTGAATTAGAAGCTGAATTTGAAGGCAAAATGTATGGTCACTTAAAAGGTGCTGTGGCGGAAGAAGTTTCTGCGATGTTGAGCCAGCTCCAAGAGCGTTATCATCATTTCCGTAATAATGAAGCATTACTCGAAAAAATCTACCGTGAAGGCGCAGAAAAAGCGAAAGCAAGAGCAAAAGCGACTTTAGCAGAAGTTTATAAAGTTGTTGGATTTGTCTCTTAA